In Thermosynechococcus sichuanensis E542, a single genomic region encodes these proteins:
- a CDS encoding efflux RND transporter permease subunit, producing the protein MNSPRFSFSGLAVTRHIGTLMLTLTVIVLAVFILLRLQVDLLPGITYPRIGVRLDIPGVVPSVAVEEVTKPLEEALSRTEGVVQVYSQTREGQVSIDLFFEPGGDVDQALNEATAAFNRARSTLPDIIESPRLFKFDPSQLPVYEFALTSETLSGRELRVFADEDLDRELSIVPGVAGVDVSGGTTEEVRILVDLNRLQATGVGLNQVLTALSDRNQDVSGGRIRGQTAEPLTRTVGRFRNASEIEEVVLTGTNGQRVYLRDVAQVVDGSAEQRVFVTLNGQPAVKVSILKQPEANTVEVADGIKRRLAELQAANLVPRDAQIIPVLDESVYIRNSLNNVITAGLTGTLLAAIAVLLFLGSVRQTLIILLAIPLSTMAAMLLMGLFNFSLNVFSLGGLALGVGIVVDNAIVMLETLADIDPHHMSQEQYLEEVKRRSQGIESALLASTLTNLVAILPFLLLGGLIALLFNELILTISFAVAASLLVALTVVPALASRLLGVRVQNRLRQVAFIRLFNEKFLWLTGRYEWALGQVLRARWLVVGLAIALLGGGSWLLAQQIPQELLPRINTGQVNLTAIFPPGTPLPTSRRVMEAVDQVLMAQPGTEAVFTTTGGALFGTNTIANPLRASSNIILRRGVNVDRYITEATKALDQLNLVGVRLRLSPGQVRGIILTNSPVRGADVDVLLRGSDEQTLNRFGRQVLQVLDEKATLVRFRPDADPRQPEIQILPDWERVSELGLNPLNLGQTIQTALEGFVPTRLQRGDRLVDIRVQLDSESIQTPTDLTTIPLFTANNRPLRLGDVARIEPSQAPGEIRRINQQQVFMLAGNLVEGASLSAALAQVNEILNDLEFPPGVSLMPSTAAQANQQLQQALVVLGSLAAFLVFVVMAVQYNSLLDPLVIMFTIPLALAGGIWGLYLTRTAIGATVIVGAILLVGIVVNNAIIMVELANEIYRQEGCSRSQAIRKAAPARLRPIMMTTITTVVGMFPLALGLGEGSEFLQPLGIVVFSGLAVATLLTLFLIPCFYVILHGFERTAHRSLADSLPAPTVPPTSTSPEELQEF; encoded by the coding sequence ATGAACTCCCCACGCTTTAGTTTTAGCGGCTTGGCGGTAACCCGCCACATTGGTACCCTGATGCTGACCCTCACGGTCATTGTGTTGGCGGTTTTTATCCTTTTGCGGCTGCAAGTGGATCTGCTGCCGGGGATTACCTACCCGCGCATTGGGGTACGGCTGGATATTCCGGGGGTGGTGCCTAGTGTGGCTGTCGAGGAGGTGACCAAGCCCCTTGAGGAAGCCCTGAGTCGCACGGAGGGAGTGGTGCAGGTCTATTCCCAAACCCGTGAAGGTCAAGTCAGTATTGATTTATTTTTTGAACCTGGTGGCGATGTTGATCAGGCCTTAAATGAGGCCACTGCTGCTTTTAACCGTGCCCGCAGTACCTTGCCCGATATTATTGAGTCGCCGCGTCTCTTTAAGTTTGATCCGTCGCAATTGCCCGTCTATGAGTTTGCCCTGACCTCAGAAACCCTGAGTGGCCGCGAGTTACGGGTTTTTGCTGATGAAGATTTAGATCGCGAACTCAGTATTGTCCCCGGTGTGGCAGGGGTGGATGTCTCTGGGGGGACGACCGAAGAAGTACGAATTCTGGTGGATTTGAACCGATTGCAGGCCACAGGAGTGGGCTTGAACCAAGTTTTAACGGCCCTCAGCGATCGCAACCAAGATGTCTCTGGGGGTCGCATCCGTGGCCAAACGGCAGAACCCTTAACCCGTACGGTGGGGCGGTTTCGTAATGCCAGCGAAATTGAGGAGGTGGTGCTGACGGGCACCAATGGTCAGCGGGTCTATCTGCGGGATGTGGCGCAGGTCGTAGATGGCAGTGCCGAGCAGCGAGTCTTTGTGACGCTCAATGGCCAACCCGCTGTCAAAGTGAGCATTCTCAAGCAGCCGGAAGCCAATACGGTGGAAGTGGCCGATGGGATCAAGCGCCGTTTAGCCGAGCTACAGGCCGCCAATCTCGTGCCCCGCGATGCCCAGATCATTCCTGTCCTTGATGAGTCGGTTTATATCCGCAACTCCCTAAACAATGTGATCACTGCAGGTCTGACGGGAACTCTGTTGGCGGCGATCGCGGTGCTGCTGTTTCTCGGCTCGGTGCGGCAAACCCTGATTATTTTGCTGGCCATTCCCCTGTCAACAATGGCAGCGATGTTGCTGATGGGGCTATTTAACTTCTCCCTCAATGTGTTTAGCTTGGGTGGACTGGCTCTAGGGGTTGGTATTGTCGTAGATAACGCCATTGTTATGTTAGAAACCTTGGCGGACATTGACCCGCACCACATGAGCCAAGAACAGTACCTTGAGGAGGTGAAACGGCGCAGCCAAGGGATTGAATCGGCGCTTTTGGCCTCTACCCTTACTAACCTTGTGGCTATTTTGCCCTTTTTGTTGTTGGGGGGCTTGATTGCCCTGCTCTTTAATGAGTTGATTCTAACGATTAGTTTTGCTGTTGCCGCATCGCTGCTGGTAGCACTGACGGTCGTGCCGGCCTTGGCTTCACGCTTATTGGGAGTACGGGTGCAAAATCGTCTGCGGCAGGTGGCCTTTATTCGCCTTTTTAATGAAAAGTTCCTCTGGCTGACGGGGCGCTATGAATGGGCTTTGGGGCAGGTGCTACGGGCACGTTGGCTGGTGGTGGGGCTGGCGATCGCCCTCCTTGGCGGCGGAAGTTGGCTTTTGGCTCAGCAAATTCCCCAAGAACTGCTACCGCGCATTAATACCGGTCAAGTTAACCTAACGGCCATTTTTCCGCCGGGAACCCCGCTACCCACCAGTCGCCGTGTTATGGAGGCTGTAGATCAAGTGCTGATGGCACAACCAGGCACGGAAGCGGTCTTTACCACCACTGGCGGTGCCCTCTTTGGCACGAATACCATTGCTAACCCCCTACGCGCCAGTAGCAACATCATTCTGCGGCGGGGGGTTAATGTGGATCGCTATATTACAGAAGCAACAAAAGCCCTTGATCAACTCAACCTTGTGGGGGTGCGGCTGCGCCTTAGTCCCGGCCAAGTGCGCGGGATTATTCTCACCAACTCCCCTGTACGCGGTGCCGATGTCGATGTGCTGCTGCGGGGCAGTGATGAGCAGACCCTCAACCGCTTTGGTCGCCAAGTACTGCAAGTCCTTGATGAAAAGGCCACCTTGGTGCGCTTTCGTCCCGATGCGGATCCTCGCCAGCCAGAGATTCAAATTCTGCCAGATTGGGAGCGCGTGAGTGAACTGGGGCTGAATCCCCTCAACCTTGGCCAGACGATTCAAACCGCCTTAGAGGGGTTTGTGCCCACCCGCCTGCAACGGGGCGATCGCCTAGTGGATATTCGTGTCCAACTGGACAGTGAAAGCATTCAAACGCCCACTGACCTGACAACGATTCCCCTTTTTACCGCCAATAACCGTCCTCTGCGCCTTGGGGATGTCGCTCGCATCGAACCCAGTCAAGCCCCTGGCGAAATCCGCCGCATTAACCAGCAGCAGGTCTTTATGCTAGCGGGCAATCTTGTTGAAGGTGCCAGTCTCAGTGCTGCCCTTGCCCAAGTGAATGAGATTCTCAACGATCTGGAGTTTCCGCCCGGGGTGTCCCTGATGCCAAGTACGGCGGCTCAAGCCAATCAGCAATTGCAACAGGCCCTAGTGGTCTTAGGCAGTTTGGCGGCCTTTCTCGTGTTTGTGGTCATGGCGGTACAGTACAACTCACTGCTTGACCCCCTCGTGATTATGTTTACCATTCCTTTGGCGTTGGCCGGTGGAATTTGGGGCTTGTACCTGACACGGACGGCCATTGGCGCCACAGTGATTGTTGGTGCGATTTTGCTTGTGGGCATTGTCGTCAACAATGCCATCATCATGGTGGAGCTGGCAAATGAGATTTACCGACAGGAAGGCTGTAGTCGGAGCCAAGCCATTCGCAAAGCTGCCCCTGCCCGTCTGCGCCCGATCATGATGACCACGATTACAACGGTGGTGGGGATGTTTCCCTTGGCATTAGGGCTAGGCGAAGGCTCAGAATTTTTGCAGCCCCTTGGCATTGTTGTGTTTTCTGGCTTGGCTGTGGCAACACTGCTTACCCTCTTTCTCATTCCCTGTTTTTATGTGATCCTGCATGGTTTTGAGCGTACCGCCCACCGCAGTCTTGCGGATTCGCTGCCAGCACCAACTGTCCCTCCCACCAGCACTTCCCCAGAGGAACTTCAGGAATTTTAG
- a CDS encoding FHA domain-containing protein codes for MIICSECFHPNPVGAVQCEACFSPMPSMTPCPNCGAPVQPDASFCGQCGFNLRRLAVSAPPMPEVMQHTASAAPTVETVAHQGRLTTLPPPPPPPAHVFSVEIATIEAKLIHVQTRVELKIPTGRPVIHIGKPNDRIPPDIDVAGFPNSEIVSRIHADLRIEGNAHYIEDVGSANGTYINNTPLYPGNRHRLQSGDRIALGKGDLVTFIYERIS; via the coding sequence ATGATTATCTGTTCCGAGTGTTTCCATCCCAATCCCGTCGGTGCTGTTCAATGTGAAGCGTGCTTTTCGCCCATGCCCAGTATGACTCCTTGTCCAAATTGTGGTGCCCCAGTTCAACCAGACGCTAGTTTTTGTGGCCAATGTGGTTTCAATCTGCGCCGCCTTGCCGTCAGCGCACCCCCAATGCCAGAGGTGATGCAACACACAGCCAGTGCTGCACCAACAGTGGAAACCGTTGCCCATCAAGGCCGTCTCACAACGCTACCCCCGCCGCCTCCACCACCGGCGCATGTCTTCTCCGTTGAGATTGCCACCATTGAAGCCAAGTTGATTCATGTGCAAACGCGCGTAGAGCTAAAAATTCCCACAGGGCGTCCCGTCATTCATATTGGCAAGCCGAATGATCGCATTCCCCCCGATATTGATGTGGCTGGCTTTCCTAACTCAGAAATTGTTTCCCGCATCCACGCAGATCTACGGATTGAGGGGAATGCCCACTATATTGAAGATGTGGGAAGTGCCAATGGAACTTACATTAACAATACTCCCCTTTATCCGGGCAATCGTCACCGCCTGCAATCGGGCGATCGCATTGCCTTAGGCAAGGGAGATTTAGTCACTTTTATCTATGAACGCATCTCCTAG
- a CDS encoding RsmB/NOP family class I SAM-dependent RNA methyltransferase, with protein MPLPSTAKSGVKLSRLAVACANRLFESHSDRERFLEALTTPPPYPATVLWCQEPASPLPFEPLPPLPWQPPWVSRFAAGSRTGQHPLHEAGAYYCLDSSSVFAAVPLLTLPPEPSLVIDVCAAPGGKSLFAWRSLQPRYLVCNETIGKRVGMLISNLKRCRVHPVGVTAWDSEVLAAEFQGTADVVIVDAPCSGQSLLAKGQKAEGCFHPLTIRHNQRRQKRILAAATALVRPGGWLLYSTCTFSQDENEEVAAWLMAKFPQLIPQAVPALAAYQSHLAAFPCYRLWPHQGEGAGAFTILWQHQGRGESNPLPDLGDRRAFGDRWRWQSSSQPA; from the coding sequence GTGCCATTGCCGTCCACCGCTAAATCTGGGGTGAAGCTCTCCCGATTGGCTGTGGCCTGTGCCAACCGTCTCTTTGAGAGTCATAGCGATCGGGAGCGTTTTTTAGAGGCTCTCACGACTCCCCCGCCCTACCCTGCGACGGTGCTTTGGTGTCAGGAACCCGCCTCGCCACTACCCTTTGAACCATTGCCGCCGCTCCCTTGGCAGCCTCCTTGGGTAAGCCGCTTTGCTGCGGGTAGTCGTACCGGTCAACACCCCCTCCACGAAGCGGGTGCCTATTATTGCTTGGATAGCTCCTCGGTGTTTGCCGCAGTTCCGCTGCTGACGCTGCCCCCAGAGCCGTCCTTGGTGATTGATGTGTGTGCGGCACCCGGCGGCAAGAGCCTCTTTGCGTGGCGATCGCTCCAACCCCGTTACCTTGTGTGCAATGAAACCATTGGCAAACGGGTGGGGATGCTCATTAGCAATCTCAAACGCTGTCGCGTTCATCCCGTGGGCGTCACCGCTTGGGATAGTGAAGTGCTGGCTGCTGAGTTCCAGGGCACTGCTGATGTGGTAATTGTGGATGCTCCTTGCTCTGGCCAATCCCTGCTGGCTAAAGGACAAAAAGCCGAAGGGTGCTTCCATCCCCTGACCATTCGCCACAACCAACGGCGACAAAAGCGAATTCTAGCGGCGGCAACTGCCCTTGTGCGGCCGGGGGGATGGCTGCTCTATAGCACCTGCACCTTTAGTCAGGATGAAAACGAAGAGGTAGCGGCCTGGCTGATGGCCAAGTTTCCGCAGTTGATCCCCCAAGCCGTGCCGGCGCTGGCGGCCTATCAATCCCATCTGGCGGCATTTCCCTGCTATCGCCTATGGCCCCACCAAGGGGAAGGGGCGGGTGCCTTTACGATTCTCTGGCAGCATCAGGGCAGGGGAGAATCCAACCCGCTCCCCGATTTGGGCGATCGTCGCGCCTTTGGCGATCGCTGGCGCTGGCAATCCAGTTCCCAACCGGCATAG
- the glgP gene encoding alpha-glucan family phosphorylase — MKPIRTFNVRPHLPQRLEPLRELAYNLYWTWNTEAIALFRRLDPELWEQTNHNPVALLGRIRQDRLLDAAADNGFLAQMERVISQFQEYAQPVQTWYQQTRTAAPPSECIAYFSLEFGLTECLPIYSGGLGVLAGDHLKSASDLGLPLVGVGLLYQKGYFSQYLSADGWQQERYPSNDFYTLPLKLITTPQGEELHICVDYPNRDVQARIWQVQVGRVPLYLLDTNLPENSAYDQQITDYLYGGDMDLRIHQEMLLGIGGVRLLRSLGLRPTVYHMNEGHSAFLSLERIRQLIAEDHLSYDEALQVVQASQLFTTHTPVPAGIDLFPADKVTYYVGHYAEAFNLSQQEFLSLGRVNPGAFQEPFSMANLAIHTASFVNGVSALHGEVSRQMFQGLWPNLPPTEVPITSITNGVHARSRVSEPLQYLLDIYLGPQWSDAPLADPLWSRVSSIPDEELWRIHEICRYQLVMFVRSRLQRMLQEQGASSAELTQAAEVLDPTALTIGFARRFATYKRATLFLRDVERLRRILLGAVPVKTGSQQRRPIVQFVIAGKAHPKDNPGKELIQEIIHFTHQEGMANHIAFIPDYDMHVAKMMVAGCDVWLNTPLRPQEASGTSGMKAAMNGLPNLSTLDGWWDEADYVKTGWAIGHGETYDDRHYQDQVEANALYERLERDVIPLFYDRDENGVPRGWVQKMKAALSLNTPQFNTARMVREYAHRGYFPASDRYFTLKENNYAAAKELARWKAHVFEHWYSIQIISVETSAEHNLEVNELVEVKAVIALGALLPNDVQVILFQGRVNEAGTLEEACPTLMTFVGTTPEGYSLYTAEISYDTSGHQGIALQLLPRHAYLSHPYEMGLVLWA; from the coding sequence ATGAAGCCCATCCGCACGTTTAACGTTCGTCCTCACTTGCCGCAACGTTTAGAACCCCTGCGGGAACTGGCCTACAACCTCTACTGGACGTGGAACACGGAGGCGATCGCCCTGTTTCGCCGCCTCGACCCAGAACTGTGGGAGCAAACAAACCACAACCCCGTCGCCCTCTTGGGACGCATTCGCCAAGATCGTCTCTTGGATGCGGCTGCCGACAACGGCTTTTTGGCACAGATGGAGCGGGTGATCAGCCAATTTCAAGAATATGCCCAGCCTGTGCAGACGTGGTACCAGCAAACGCGCACCGCTGCGCCTCCTAGTGAGTGTATTGCCTATTTTTCCCTTGAATTTGGCCTCACGGAGTGCCTGCCCATCTATTCGGGGGGCCTAGGGGTCTTGGCCGGGGATCATCTCAAATCTGCCAGTGACTTGGGACTGCCCTTGGTGGGGGTGGGGCTGCTCTATCAAAAAGGCTATTTTTCGCAGTACCTCAGTGCCGATGGCTGGCAGCAGGAGCGCTATCCCAGCAATGATTTTTATACCTTGCCCCTGAAGCTGATCACGACTCCCCAAGGTGAAGAACTCCACATTTGCGTAGATTACCCCAATCGGGATGTGCAAGCACGGATCTGGCAAGTGCAAGTGGGTCGGGTTCCCCTCTATCTGTTGGATACGAATTTGCCGGAAAACAGTGCCTACGATCAGCAGATCACCGATTACCTCTACGGCGGCGATATGGATCTGCGCATCCATCAGGAGATGTTGCTGGGCATTGGGGGAGTACGCCTGCTCCGCAGTTTGGGGTTACGGCCAACGGTCTATCACATGAATGAGGGGCACTCGGCCTTTTTGTCCCTAGAGCGGATTCGTCAACTGATCGCCGAAGACCATCTCAGCTATGATGAGGCTTTGCAGGTGGTGCAGGCCAGCCAACTCTTTACCACCCATACGCCAGTGCCTGCGGGAATTGATCTGTTTCCTGCCGATAAGGTGACCTACTATGTCGGCCACTATGCGGAGGCGTTTAACCTTTCGCAGCAGGAGTTTCTCTCCTTGGGCCGCGTGAATCCAGGAGCTTTTCAAGAACCCTTTAGTATGGCGAACTTAGCCATTCATACCGCTAGTTTTGTCAATGGGGTGAGCGCGCTTCACGGTGAAGTCTCCCGCCAAATGTTCCAAGGCCTGTGGCCCAATCTGCCGCCGACGGAGGTGCCGATTACTTCGATTACCAATGGTGTCCATGCTCGCAGTCGCGTTTCTGAACCGCTGCAATACCTGCTGGATATTTACCTTGGGCCGCAGTGGTCTGATGCGCCCTTGGCGGATCCCCTCTGGTCACGGGTTAGTAGTATTCCCGATGAGGAACTCTGGCGTATCCATGAGATTTGCCGCTATCAGTTGGTGATGTTTGTGCGATCGCGCCTGCAACGGATGCTCCAAGAGCAGGGCGCCTCCAGTGCTGAATTGACCCAAGCAGCAGAAGTGCTGGATCCAACGGCCTTGACGATTGGCTTTGCCCGCCGCTTTGCTACCTATAAACGCGCCACCCTCTTTTTGCGGGATGTGGAACGGCTGCGGCGAATTTTGTTGGGAGCGGTACCAGTGAAGACCGGATCACAGCAGCGGCGCCCGATTGTCCAGTTTGTGATTGCCGGTAAGGCGCACCCCAAGGATAACCCTGGCAAGGAACTGATTCAGGAAATTATTCACTTTACGCACCAAGAGGGCATGGCCAACCATATTGCCTTTATCCCTGACTACGATATGCACGTAGCCAAGATGATGGTGGCGGGGTGTGATGTCTGGCTCAATACGCCGTTGCGGCCGCAGGAGGCCTCGGGTACCAGTGGCATGAAGGCGGCCATGAATGGGCTACCCAATTTAAGTACGTTGGATGGTTGGTGGGATGAGGCGGACTATGTGAAAACGGGTTGGGCGATTGGCCACGGCGAAACCTATGACGATCGCCACTACCAAGATCAAGTAGAAGCCAATGCGCTCTATGAGCGGTTGGAGCGGGATGTCATTCCCCTCTTTTACGATCGCGATGAGAATGGCGTGCCGCGTGGCTGGGTGCAAAAAATGAAAGCCGCCCTATCTTTGAATACGCCTCAATTCAATACTGCCCGCATGGTGCGCGAGTATGCCCATCGTGGCTATTTTCCGGCTAGCGATCGCTACTTTACCCTGAAGGAAAATAACTATGCCGCAGCCAAGGAACTAGCTCGCTGGAAAGCCCATGTTTTTGAACATTGGTACTCGATTCAGATTATCAGCGTTGAAACCTCGGCTGAGCACAACCTTGAGGTTAACGAACTGGTTGAAGTCAAAGCTGTGATTGCCCTCGGTGCCCTATTGCCAAACGATGTGCAGGTGATCTTGTTCCAAGGGCGGGTGAATGAGGCCGGTACCCTAGAGGAAGCCTGTCCTACCCTAATGACATTTGTGGGTACCACCCCTGAAGGCTATAGCCTTTACACCGCTGAGATTAGCTACGACACGAGTGGCCACCAAGGCATTGCCCTCCAACTGCTACCGCGCCACGCCTATTTGAGTCATCCCTATGAAATGGGTCTGGTTTTGTGGGCCTAG
- a CDS encoding DUF561 domain-containing protein gives MLHPRLAAAFEQRSVLKIISGLNNFDRDRVRAVVTAADQGGATFVDIAADPELVHLAKELTTLPVCVSAVEPLQLLNAVAAGADLVEIGNYDSFYAQGRVFSAEEVLVLTRQTRELLPQIMLSVTVPHTLPLDQQVALAEALVAAGADVIQTEGGTSSQPHHSGTLGLIEKAAPTLAAAYEISRAVAVPVLCASGLSTVTIPLAIAAGAAGVGVGSAVNQLNSEVAMVASVRALAEAVKGAIAVHR, from the coding sequence ATGCTGCATCCGCGTTTGGCTGCTGCCTTTGAGCAGCGTTCTGTTCTCAAGATTATTAGTGGCCTCAACAATTTTGATCGCGATCGCGTGCGGGCGGTGGTAACTGCTGCCGATCAAGGGGGCGCCACCTTTGTGGATATTGCTGCCGATCCGGAACTGGTGCACCTTGCCAAGGAACTAACGACCTTGCCCGTCTGTGTGTCTGCGGTGGAGCCATTACAACTGCTGAATGCCGTTGCCGCTGGTGCGGATCTCGTTGAAATTGGTAACTACGATAGTTTCTATGCCCAGGGGCGGGTATTTAGCGCTGAGGAAGTGCTGGTGTTGACGCGCCAAACTCGCGAGCTGCTGCCCCAAATCATGCTGTCGGTAACCGTGCCCCACACGCTGCCTTTGGATCAACAGGTTGCCCTCGCTGAGGCCTTGGTGGCCGCCGGTGCCGATGTGATTCAAACCGAAGGGGGGACGAGTAGCCAACCTCACCACAGTGGTACATTGGGTCTCATTGAAAAAGCAGCGCCCACATTGGCGGCAGCCTATGAAATTTCCCGCGCTGTTGCGGTGCCGGTGCTGTGTGCGTCGGGGCTTTCGACGGTGACGATTCCGCTGGCGATCGCCGCTGGGGCTGCGGGTGTGGGCGTCGGCTCTGCCGTCAACCAACTCAATAGTGAAGTGGCCATGGTGGCCAGTGTGCGTGCCCTCGCCGAAGCGGTCAAAGGTGCCATTGCCGTCCACCGCTAA
- a CDS encoding phosphate ABC transporter ATP-binding protein has product MTALDAPVSMGLDTLLEVRHLSVFCRHQLLLRDISLGIPPRQLVTLIGASGSGKSLLLSCLNRFIELFPNLHMTGEIKYRQHSLYEWDVSQLRCRMPLIFSRPSLFPKSIYENVAFGPRVHGYQGDLDALVQSSLEQVNLWQTLKNHLGEPALHLSLEQQQRLCLARAIALQPEILLLDDPCMGLDTAATHRMEECLCQLKQTYTLIMATHHLRQAARISDWTAFLALQTNSEGQTVGQLIEYAPTRLLFQRPQHPLTRDYVSGRFL; this is encoded by the coding sequence ATGACTGCCCTTGATGCTCCTGTCTCTATGGGTCTAGACACCCTCCTAGAAGTACGTCACCTGAGTGTGTTTTGCCGCCATCAACTTCTGCTGAGGGACATTAGCCTAGGGATTCCACCCCGACAACTGGTGACGTTGATCGGTGCCTCTGGGTCTGGCAAGAGCTTACTGTTAAGCTGCTTGAACCGCTTTATTGAACTTTTTCCGAATCTCCACATGACTGGAGAAATTAAGTATCGGCAGCACAGCCTCTACGAGTGGGATGTATCACAACTGCGCTGTCGTATGCCGCTGATTTTCAGCAGACCAAGTCTCTTTCCAAAATCAATTTATGAGAATGTCGCCTTTGGTCCTCGGGTGCATGGCTATCAAGGGGATCTCGATGCCCTTGTGCAATCTTCCTTGGAGCAGGTGAATCTGTGGCAAACGCTGAAGAATCATTTAGGCGAGCCGGCACTGCACCTGTCTCTAGAACAGCAACAACGCCTTTGTCTAGCGCGGGCGATCGCCCTGCAACCGGAGATTCTGCTACTGGATGACCCCTGCATGGGGCTTGATACTGCTGCGACCCACCGCATGGAGGAGTGTCTGTGTCAGCTCAAACAAACCTACACCCTGATCATGGCAACCCATCACCTACGACAAGCAGCACGGATTTCTGACTGGACAGCCTTTTTAGCCCTGCAAACCAATAGTGAGGGACAGACAGTGGGGCAACTGATTGAGTACGCCCCCACGCGCTTACTTTTTCAAAGGCCACAGCATCCCTTAACCCGCGATTATGTCAGTGGTCGTTTCTTATAA
- a CDS encoding protein kinase domain-containing protein, with protein MITLTLLHPVQATPVQSWTFENENVIRIGRAVDNHVVLYSAVVSRHHVELRRNGLQWEVVNLGTNGTYLDGKRIQQATLMDGGILRLARSGPNIQIRLGSDQRPATLNARRETLPEGRLVDVEKGTYSGEEEAIGTAAEPTSRAEESTPTSSSSSVTAQEEEEAEFAVTGQLPVHLLSEWRAPPDCQHSHAQENDLFCIDCGVPLRVWKTLGNYQIIRALGQSNIYLGWRSGLTAVIKGHSLAASRDEIRAFQRQARQLCKIEHPVLPQFWEAFQHGSDSYLVSEMIYGQSLKQRVQDQGPMNVIEVSRWLIPVCELLEVLHQQDPPVLHLHIRPSNLIHPYVKRETTDLVLVGWCKASVLTSDSGTFIGTVGYSAPEQQEGKPEPASDLFALGATMVYLLTGYEPETYFRWGTREYRLYAEDIPHLDPLMVDLINCLTHPDPRERYPNAAKVKQRLQEIATITPAVSSSA; from the coding sequence GTGATTACATTGACATTACTCCATCCCGTTCAAGCCACCCCAGTTCAAAGCTGGACTTTTGAGAATGAAAATGTCATCCGTATTGGCCGAGCAGTTGATAATCACGTCGTGCTCTATAGCGCGGTGGTGTCGCGTCACCATGTGGAACTCCGTCGTAATGGCTTGCAATGGGAAGTGGTCAATCTTGGCACCAACGGCACCTATTTGGATGGCAAACGCATTCAGCAGGCAACCTTGATGGATGGGGGTATTCTCCGCCTAGCCCGCTCTGGTCCCAATATTCAAATTCGCCTCGGTTCTGATCAGCGTCCTGCCACTCTTAACGCCCGCAGGGAAACGCTGCCTGAAGGTCGCTTGGTGGATGTTGAGAAGGGCACCTATTCAGGGGAAGAAGAAGCGATCGGTACAGCCGCCGAACCCACCTCCCGTGCTGAAGAAAGCACCCCCACCTCCAGTAGTAGCAGTGTCACCGCCCAAGAGGAGGAAGAGGCTGAGTTTGCGGTGACAGGCCAACTGCCAGTTCATTTACTCAGCGAGTGGCGTGCTCCCCCCGATTGCCAGCACAGCCATGCCCAAGAGAATGATCTTTTTTGCATTGACTGCGGTGTGCCGCTGCGAGTCTGGAAAACCCTCGGCAACTACCAGATTATCCGTGCCCTTGGTCAAAGCAACATTTATTTGGGCTGGCGCAGTGGCTTAACGGCGGTGATTAAAGGACATAGCCTTGCGGCGTCCCGCGACGAAATCCGTGCCTTTCAACGCCAAGCGCGGCAATTGTGTAAAATTGAGCATCCGGTCTTACCCCAGTTTTGGGAAGCCTTTCAGCATGGCAGCGATTCCTACTTGGTCTCAGAAATGATCTATGGCCAATCCCTAAAACAGCGGGTTCAAGACCAAGGGCCAATGAACGTGATTGAGGTCAGTCGTTGGCTGATTCCTGTGTGTGAATTGCTTGAAGTGCTGCACCAGCAAGACCCCCCTGTGTTGCATTTGCATATTCGTCCCTCCAATCTCATTCATCCCTACGTTAAGCGAGAAACTACGGATTTGGTGCTAGTGGGCTGGTGCAAAGCGTCCGTCTTAACCTCCGACTCAGGGACATTTATTGGGACAGTGGGCTATTCGGCGCCAGAACAGCAGGAGGGAAAACCCGAACCTGCTTCGGATCTCTTTGCCTTGGGAGCAACAATGGTGTATTTGCTCACGGGCTATGAACCGGAGACCTATTTTCGCTGGGGCACCCGTGAGTATCGTCTCTATGCGGAGGATATTCCCCATTTGGATCCGCTCATGGTGGATTTAATTAACTGCTTGACCCACCCCGATCCTCGGGAACGCTATCCCAATGCCGCAAAAGTCAAGCAACGCTTGCAGGAAATTGCCACCATTACCCCCGCAGTTTCTTCGAGTGCCTGA